The Mycoplasmopsis equigenitalium genome contains a region encoding:
- a CDS encoding leucine-rich repeat protein, translated as MSKTHQKIIIPNTLNGKKVTALGGYLFYDLQSEVDEIVIEPEITEIKRTAFNMSRRENEYWVRKLVIPSTVKTMSNYAFADPGSEENGAQIKNLTFQDGVKLRWQDPDTSKYWPTTYLFKEAKIGILTLPDDSDVISEWWFDNAKIENFRIPDAVKFPDPTAFADAKFGTFTLRKKVYDYI; from the coding sequence ATTTCCAAAACACATCAAAAAATTATTATTCCAAACACACTTAATGGCAAAAAAGTAACAGCGCTTGGTGGTTATTTATTCTATGACTTACAATCAGAAGTTGATGAAATTGTAATTGAACCAGAAATTACCGAAATCAAACGTACAGCTTTTAATATGTCTAGACGTGAAAATGAATACTGAGTTAGAAAACTTGTTATTCCGAGTACAGTAAAAACGATGAGTAATTACGCTTTTGCTGATCCTGGATCTGAGGAAAACGGTGCTCAAATTAAGAATCTTACTTTTCAAGATGGTGTAAAATTAAGATGACAAGATCCTGATACAAGCAAATATTGACCAACAACCTACTTATTTAAAGAGGCAAAAATTGGAATATTAACCTTGCCTGACGACTCGGATGTCATTTCAGAATGATGATTTGATAACGCAAAAATTGAAAACTTCAGAATTCCTGATGCTGTGAAATTTCCTGATCCAACCGCATTTGCAGATGCTAAATTTGGTACATTCACACTTCGCAAAAAGGTATACGACTATATATAA
- the ruvB gene encoding Holliday junction branch migration DNA helicase RuvB, with product MQQINSFKRFIGQESVKKTIKTMINSKLKQNKTLDHILFYGMPGTGKTTLANIISQQINTKVHYAQGPMLDRKSDIITLFNNIKENDVVFIDEIHGINKNIEELLYSIMQDFKIDIVIGKDANSKMVRINIKPFTLIGATTKLHQIAQPLRDRFGYIAKFQPYNIDDIAQIITNYITDRQLDISDKEIIYIAQFAKYTPRIALNLIERIIDFSVANNTQKITINNIKKYLTIMGIYKYGLNDEHIEYLKVLNEDNKYNYFSLDLIAGITNYDKENILMEIEPILLQLKFIIKTSRGRRITKAGIEYINSFKNI from the coding sequence ATGCAACAGATTAATTCTTTCAAACGTTTCATTGGTCAGGAAAGTGTTAAAAAAACAATCAAGACCATGATTAATTCCAAACTAAAACAAAATAAAACCCTTGATCATATTTTGTTTTACGGAATGCCAGGAACTGGAAAAACTACACTAGCAAATATTATTAGTCAACAAATAAATACAAAAGTACATTACGCGCAAGGGCCTATGCTTGATAGAAAATCGGACATCATTACTTTATTTAACAACATTAAAGAAAATGATGTTGTTTTTATTGATGAAATTCATGGCATCAATAAAAATATTGAAGAATTACTTTACTCAATCATGCAAGATTTTAAAATTGATATTGTTATTGGTAAAGATGCAAACTCGAAAATGGTAAGAATTAATATCAAACCATTCACATTAATTGGCGCCACAACAAAATTACACCAAATTGCGCAGCCATTACGGGATCGGTTTGGCTATATCGCCAAATTTCAACCATACAATATCGATGATATTGCGCAAATTATTACTAATTATATTACCGATCGACAACTAGATATTAGTGATAAAGAAATAATTTATATTGCACAATTTGCAAAATATACACCCCGAATTGCCTTAAATTTAATAGAAAGAATCATCGATTTTAGCGTTGCTAACAATACGCAAAAAATCACAATTAACAATATTAAAAAATATTTAACAATTATGGGTATTTATAAATATGGTTTGAACGATGAACATATTGAATATCTAAAAGTATTAAATGAAGATAATAAATACAATTACTTCTCATTAGATTTAATTGCCGGAATTACAAACTATGACAAAGAAAATATCTTAATGGAAATTGAACCAATTTTATTACAACTAAAATTTATCATCAAAACTTCCCGCGGGAGAAGAATTACAAAGGCCGGAATTGAATACATCAATAGCTTTAAAAACATATAA
- a CDS encoding lipoprotein 17-related variable surface protein, with the protein MQNEYLEVNEIFRDIAYDIKSIKEKYPSIVLSEPRHEISGDTGLSIEIDAKLNKAVKTLKFKVNGFSSLSNYNQSELAEFMKNFNSPVATREHTNKLSSEYNYRDYLDLFSDLDWHFDQEAKAKGITITLGNSTNQDGVKLVTIILTKNSAQLTKQIKITNFKTNAEYADYIFKQFFDQVPDILYTNNHSDKVPSAVNYDIVSLDEDTKSNLRSLAARFNITLGVKAQNNEGVFAQNGSKQVTLEAKIAGQVKTKDVIVEGFLTANESHKQTLPKIVAEIGNENQTTKNHTDKGTNDPLSAYDNFEAFANDVQINFGNIKNKYPGVSFENFYTVSNDDGFRTVSFNVKLGNESVNIIITVEGFKTNKVVIIETVKKIKLAINEEYTTTKYANKLPSEASDLYTDTAEIDADLSTNLEQLAADNGALIAIKNKKVNDEAGTMIISLDIVLGAQHYDEFFVAKGFTTPSARANAQLDAVINQLQTTYPTQTHQNKIPSAVSYASVNELATDLGINLSALTPKVNIDFDKTRVAQNDDAKATKKVFLTLSINGYERSHAITITGFTTSHETEVKRINDFVNSFKKDYTTLLNNTKHASEVAYLSKEELKADTNCDLNAQETANNVLINLISQTTNGDVKEVNLEVKSKQDSTIKATLKINVRGFITSTQFEEKVLFEYVNNFTNNQFTTMNNSKAFPKDVSYSDVNKIINDGAKKLEFKAQEITAKYQVNNNNRALRLELNNAVNVIDDDDNGTKTISLKAIYGNTTKVFNVIITGFYSKKSKQYLEDKINEFINKKLDVKLINNGEMIEGAYRAKLPSQVPNGDILFTTKDGSAIDNKFQVSIARKVPNDTNHLLDVYYKVTYTENGNSFTSQEKLKQIPTSDIKPIVDKLFDASDFGYFKTTRAWKGELYNQYEHYLFHAVNSKFNTAANSAYPRESDDFQVNYITKPSFPKGAENIKVEYEIAKYEINEFDYRENLDEYPPILLVKDINNNKIRYDTHAKTSLVSKELKDAFNRLNDKYNYAHPIHAAAILYNKNWDTKYDKIKAWINIKYTYMNQTIYKSILSDYNAIKVANNPIDFSKKGDSLCHVYMEYYFDLSKSATITRKDGKA; encoded by the coding sequence ATGCAAAACGAATACTTAGAAGTTAATGAAATCTTTCGTGATATTGCTTATGACATTAAAAGTATTAAAGAAAAATACCCAAGCATAGTCTTAAGTGAACCACGTCATGAAATAAGCGGCGATACCGGTTTAAGCATCGAAATCGATGCCAAACTTAATAAAGCAGTTAAAACCCTTAAATTTAAGGTTAATGGTTTTAGTTCGTTAAGTAACTATAACCAAAGCGAACTTGCTGAATTTATGAAAAACTTTAATTCACCTGTTGCAACTCGCGAACACACAAATAAACTTTCTAGCGAATACAACTATCGTGATTACTTAGATTTATTTAGTGATCTTGACTGACATTTTGACCAAGAAGCAAAAGCTAAAGGCATTACGATCACCCTTGGTAACTCAACCAACCAAGACGGCGTTAAACTAGTTACTATCATCTTAACTAAAAACTCAGCGCAGCTAACTAAACAAATTAAAATCACCAACTTTAAGACTAATGCTGAATATGCTGATTACATCTTTAAACAATTCTTTGACCAAGTTCCTGATATTCTTTACACCAATAATCATAGTGATAAAGTGCCAAGCGCTGTAAACTATGACATTGTAAGCCTTGATGAAGATACCAAATCTAATTTACGCTCGCTTGCGGCTCGTTTTAACATCACGCTTGGTGTTAAAGCACAAAATAATGAAGGTGTCTTTGCCCAAAACGGTAGCAAACAAGTAACCCTTGAAGCTAAAATTGCTGGACAAGTAAAAACCAAAGATGTAATCGTTGAAGGTTTCTTAACTGCCAACGAATCACACAAGCAAACCTTACCAAAAATTGTTGCTGAAATTGGCAACGAAAACCAAACAACTAAAAATCACACCGATAAGGGAACTAACGATCCTTTATCTGCTTACGACAATTTTGAAGCCTTTGCTAACGATGTGCAAATTAATTTTGGCAATATTAAAAATAAATATCCAGGTGTAAGCTTTGAAAACTTTTACACTGTTTCTAATGATGATGGTTTTAGAACTGTTTCATTTAATGTTAAATTAGGTAATGAAAGCGTCAACATCATTATTACAGTTGAAGGCTTTAAAACCAACAAAGTTGTTATTATTGAAACAGTTAAAAAGATCAAACTTGCTATTAATGAAGAGTACACAACAACTAAATATGCTAATAAATTACCAAGCGAAGCAAGTGATTTATACACCGACACTGCCGAAATTGATGCCGATTTATCAACAAACCTTGAACAATTAGCAGCAGATAACGGTGCACTAATTGCAATCAAAAACAAAAAAGTAAATGACGAAGCTGGAACAATGATTATCAGCCTTGATATTGTTCTTGGTGCCCAACACTATGATGAATTCTTTGTTGCAAAAGGATTTACAACTCCTAGTGCTCGTGCTAACGCTCAACTTGATGCTGTTATTAATCAGTTGCAAACAACTTATCCAACCCAAACACACCAAAATAAAATTCCAAGCGCCGTAAGTTATGCATCTGTTAATGAATTAGCAACTGATTTAGGAATTAACTTAAGCGCCCTAACACCAAAAGTTAATATTGATTTTGATAAAACTAGAGTAGCTCAAAATGATGATGCTAAAGCAACCAAAAAAGTATTTTTAACTTTAAGTATTAATGGTTATGAACGTAGTCATGCCATTACTATTACTGGCTTTACTACTAGTCACGAAACCGAAGTTAAAAGAATCAATGATTTTGTTAATAGCTTTAAGAAAGACTATACAACCTTACTTAACAACACAAAACACGCAAGCGAAGTCGCTTACCTTAGCAAAGAAGAGCTTAAAGCCGATACTAACTGTGACTTAAATGCACAAGAAACAGCTAATAATGTTTTAATTAATCTAATTTCTCAAACAACTAACGGTGATGTTAAAGAAGTTAATTTAGAAGTTAAATCAAAACAAGATAGCACAATCAAAGCAACGCTAAAAATTAATGTTCGCGGCTTTATTACTAGTACACAGTTTGAAGAAAAAGTATTGTTTGAGTATGTTAATAACTTTACAAATAATCAGTTTACAACAATGAACAATAGCAAAGCATTCCCAAAAGATGTATCCTACAGCGATGTTAATAAAATTATTAATGATGGTGCCAAAAAACTAGAATTTAAAGCACAAGAAATCACTGCTAAATACCAAGTCAACAATAATAATCGTGCCTTAAGACTTGAACTTAATAATGCTGTTAATGTTATTGACGATGATGATAACGGTACCAAAACAATTAGTCTAAAAGCAATTTATGGTAATACTACAAAAGTCTTTAATGTCATTATAACTGGATTTTACAGCAAGAAAAGTAAACAATATCTTGAAGATAAAATCAACGAATTTATTAATAAGAAACTCGATGTTAAATTAATAAATAACGGCGAAATGATTGAAGGAGCCTACCGGGCAAAATTGCCTTCACAGGTACCTAATGGTGATATATTGTTTACTACTAAAGATGGCAGTGCAATTGATAATAAATTCCAGGTATCAATAGCTCGAAAGGTCCCAAATGACACAAACCATTTATTGGATGTTTACTATAAAGTAACCTATACCGAAAACGGCAATTCATTTACTTCACAGGAAAAGCTTAAACAGATTCCAACTAGTGATATTAAGCCAATTGTTGATAAATTATTTGATGCATCTGATTTTGGTTACTTTAAAACCACAAGAGCATGAAAAGGAGAATTATATAATCAATACGAACATTACTTATTTCACGCTGTAAATAGTAAATTTAATACCGCCGCAAATTCCGCCTATCCTAGAGAAAGTGATGATTTTCAAGTTAACTACATAACTAAACCTTCTTTTCCTAAAGGGGCAGAAAATATAAAGGTTGAATATGAGATTGCTAAGTATGAAATAAATGAATTTGATTATAGAGAAAATCTAGATGAATACCCTCCAATACTTCTAGTTAAGGATATTAATAATAATAAAATAAGATACGATACTCATGCAAAAACATCGTTGGTTTCTAAGGAATTAAAAGATGCCTTTAATCGTCTTAATGATAAGTATAATTATGCACATCCTATTCATGCTGCTGCGATTTTATACAATAAGAATTGAGATACAAAGTACGATAAAATTAAAGCATGAATTAATATTAAATATACATATATGAATCAAACAATTTACAAAAGTATATTATCAGATTATAATGCTATAAAAGTTGCTAATAATCCCATAGATTTTAGTAAAAAAGGTGATTCTTTATGTCATGTATATATGGAATACTACTTTGATTTATCGAAAAGCGCTACCATAACACGTAAAGACGGAAAAGCATAA
- a CDS encoding lipoprotein 17-related variable surface protein — protein MATLRGNLQAIKALNNDKLIITKNKGHLVPSEYMYTSDYDLEADTGLPIKEIANGINFSITQTPYFNFATNDTDQLKITATISRGNHASHVEFLISGFMSQTKKI, from the coding sequence GTGGCAACACTTCGTGGTAATTTGCAAGCGATTAAAGCGCTTAATAATGATAAATTAATAATCACTAAAAACAAAGGACATTTAGTGCCTAGTGAATATATGTATACTAGTGATTATGATTTAGAAGCAGATACTGGCTTACCAATTAAAGAAATTGCTAACGGAATTAACTTTAGCATTACCCAAACTCCATACTTTAATTTTGCAACTAATGATACCGATCAACTTAAAATTACTGCAACTATTTCACGGGGTAATCACGCATCACATGTTGAGTTTTTAATTAGCGGTTTTATGTCGCAAACCAAAAAGATTTAG
- the secDF gene encoding protein translocase subunit SecDF produces the protein MNKIKKFFSLNSWKRWVILSLTFITTIISIVFGSVFFVSKNINKSIEYGGGIQAIVQVVNKESANPEDVDPALVETVSESINTRLNGGNGLNGIKTTIGSDGKIRVTKNGSISESQIQEFINQIISKPQLTMTDTKMQPLFIDGVFNYRIKDSSDPANKIDYKNLSKYTPPIQSGSVKALLNQDGSNYLSLDLKDDGQGGYEVEWTKATEYMSQTQDRTILMWINLDTLVQIAKTSFPKEWKNAKENPYNFVYVNETPTITAPPGAQDYSQVIRPLLKENAFNAKNFLISSATVSQPLHGKSFTISGSFTNQEANQLALNINYGTAKYDLKFISSSIIAPNSSNVSNFDHAIIAGVVVLILIAVFMIANYGLLGVLSTLSMSLYIFLTLLLFSALNGEYSPATIASLVIGIGLSVDANIITYERLKNEHYNGDSLVKATRNSHRFSLSSILDANITTLIITVVLFFFGSINVKSFSISLMISIMFTLFVMLVFNKLLATLLVNITTINKRPWLFGIWKKQKHQVENPKTPFYKKIDYVKVSNYMFIVSFSIIAIAIVAFVVLSIINKNVFGAFELSVDFSGGSIVSIESSGGEIPLNDNLNIRNATNIKNEVIKIFASRGIDIANDTKIVQKDVAGTNYAIEIRTAKDIIEFLNDKTNNGFEKILGNKFIDLKVANYSISQAESIKIVNNVMLSIGISFIGIIIYTLIRMRWTYSIAAIIALLHDILFVAGSFVVLRLELSPIIIAAMLSIVAFSINDTIVIFDRIRETLNTEYATKIINKQDLKTIINKSIGETIKRSLFTSFTTILTVLVLLAFKDATGLTFNIAMLIGLTVGTYSSIFIASQVWYRLETWRQKGIEKRKKTNYWNINKPGEQIFPGINDFKY, from the coding sequence ATGAATAAAATTAAGAAATTTTTTAGTCTAAACTCGTGAAAAAGATGAGTAATTCTATCATTAACATTCATTACCACAATTATCTCGATTGTCTTTGGCAGTGTGTTTTTTGTTTCAAAAAACATTAATAAATCAATTGAATATGGTGGTGGAATTCAGGCAATTGTACAAGTAGTTAATAAAGAATCTGCTAACCCTGAAGATGTAGATCCAGCCTTAGTTGAAACTGTTTCAGAATCTATTAATACACGTCTAAATGGTGGTAATGGATTAAACGGAATTAAAACAACAATTGGTAGTGATGGCAAAATTCGTGTTACTAAAAATGGTTCAATTTCCGAAAGTCAAATCCAAGAATTTATTAATCAAATTATTAGTAAACCACAACTAACAATGACTGATACGAAAATGCAACCATTGTTTATTGATGGAGTATTCAATTACAGAATTAAGGATTCTAGCGATCCTGCTAACAAGATTGACTATAAAAATTTATCAAAATATACTCCACCAATCCAATCAGGAAGTGTTAAAGCTCTACTAAATCAAGATGGTAGCAACTACCTTTCGCTTGATTTAAAAGATGATGGTCAAGGCGGATATGAAGTTGAATGAACCAAGGCAACCGAGTATATGTCGCAAACACAAGATCGAACAATTTTAATGTGAATTAATTTGGATACCCTTGTTCAAATCGCTAAAACAAGTTTTCCTAAAGAATGAAAAAATGCCAAAGAAAATCCATATAACTTTGTATACGTCAATGAGACACCAACCATTACAGCACCGCCTGGTGCACAAGATTATTCACAAGTAATTCGTCCACTATTAAAAGAAAATGCTTTTAATGCTAAAAATTTCTTAATTTCAAGCGCCACTGTTTCCCAACCACTTCACGGTAAATCATTTACCATTTCCGGTTCATTTACAAACCAAGAAGCCAACCAACTTGCTCTTAACATCAACTATGGAACGGCAAAATATGATTTAAAATTCATATCAAGTTCAATTATTGCACCTAATAGTTCAAACGTTTCAAATTTTGACCACGCAATTATTGCTGGTGTTGTAGTTTTGATTTTAATTGCTGTCTTTATGATTGCTAACTATGGCTTACTAGGTGTATTATCAACCCTATCGATGTCCTTATACATTTTCCTAACGCTTTTACTATTCTCGGCACTGAATGGTGAATATTCACCGGCCACAATTGCTTCTTTAGTTATTGGAATTGGATTAAGCGTTGATGCTAACATCATTACATATGAGCGGCTCAAAAACGAGCATTATAATGGTGATAGTTTAGTCAAAGCAACAAGGAACTCGCATCGCTTCTCCTTGTCTTCAATTTTAGACGCTAATATCACAACCTTAATCATTACTGTCGTACTCTTCTTCTTTGGATCAATTAATGTTAAAAGTTTTTCAATTTCATTAATGATTTCAATTATGTTTACGTTATTTGTGATGCTTGTTTTTAACAAGTTACTAGCAACATTACTTGTGAACATTACCACTATCAACAAACGTCCATGACTCTTTGGAATTTGAAAAAAACAAAAACATCAAGTCGAAAATCCAAAGACACCATTTTACAAAAAAATTGATTATGTTAAGGTTTCAAACTATATGTTTATCGTTTCATTTTCAATTATCGCAATTGCCATTGTCGCCTTTGTAGTATTAAGCATTATTAACAAGAATGTATTTGGAGCATTCGAATTATCGGTTGATTTTAGCGGTGGAAGCATCGTTTCAATCGAATCATCTGGTGGCGAAATCCCATTAAATGATAATTTAAACATCCGCAACGCTACAAACATCAAAAATGAGGTTATTAAAATTTTCGCAAGTCGTGGTATTGATATTGCCAACGATACCAAAATTGTCCAAAAAGATGTGGCTGGAACAAACTACGCAATTGAAATTAGAACCGCAAAAGATATTATTGAATTCCTTAATGATAAGACAAACAATGGTTTTGAAAAAATATTAGGCAACAAATTTATTGATTTGAAAGTTGCAAACTACTCAATTTCACAAGCTGAATCAATTAAAATTGTTAATAATGTAATGCTATCGATTGGGATTTCATTTATTGGAATTATTATCTATACCTTAATTAGAATGCGCTGAACATACTCAATCGCCGCAATTATCGCACTACTTCATGACATCTTATTTGTAGCTGGTAGTTTTGTTGTGTTAAGACTTGAGCTTTCACCGATCATTATTGCCGCAATGTTATCGATTGTTGCGTTTTCAATTAATGACACAATTGTTATCTTTGACCGGATTCGCGAAACACTAAACACCGAGTATGCAACAAAAATAATTAATAAACAAGATCTTAAAACAATCATTAATAAATCGATTGGCGAAACAATCAAACGTTCACTATTTACATCTTTTACAACAATTCTTACAGTATTAGTTCTTCTTGCCTTTAAAGATGCAACCGGATTAACTTTTAACATTGCGATGTTAATTGGATTAACTGTTGGAACATATTCTTCAATCTTTATCGCTTCACAAGTTTGATATCGTCTTGAAACATGAAGACAAAAGGGAATTGAAAAACGTAAAAAAACAAACTACTGAAACATCAATAAACCAGGTGAACAAATCTTCCCAGGAATTAATGATTTTAAATATTAA
- the ruvA gene encoding Holliday junction branch migration protein RuvA, which yields MVIYKIGKIQYKSKNYIIFDSNLTGYKIFVADIARYDEDKAFRLYLYEHKNEYSSSTFGFLDFKEKMLFEDLLSLNGVGPKTALEMLNSGWKQIATLVAQGNVDELAKFKYVGHKTARQIVFEYQDKWQKLTNNLEYTESSKVLNTNEVIETLKMLGFKRNEINSVIDKLTAKDTEAMVEEAIELLTLRPQLNATD from the coding sequence ATGGTTATTTACAAAATTGGAAAAATTCAATACAAATCAAAGAATTACATTATCTTTGATTCAAATTTAACGGGTTACAAAATCTTTGTAGCTGATATTGCACGATACGATGAAGACAAGGCTTTTCGTCTTTATTTATATGAACATAAAAACGAATACTCAAGTTCAACATTTGGGTTTTTAGATTTTAAAGAAAAAATGTTATTTGAAGATCTTTTAAGTTTAAACGGCGTCGGACCAAAGACGGCACTTGAAATGCTTAACTCAGGTTGAAAACAAATTGCTACCCTAGTTGCCCAAGGTAATGTCGATGAACTAGCAAAATTTAAATATGTAGGTCACAAAACTGCACGACAAATTGTTTTCGAATACCAAGATAAGTGACAAAAACTAACAAACAATTTAGAATATACAGAAAGCTCGAAAGTTTTAAATACAAACGAGGTAATTGAAACTCTCAAGATGCTTGGTTTTAAACGAAACGAAATTAATTCTGTTATTGACAAACTAACTGCTAAAGATACAGAAGCAATGGTAGAAGAAGCAATTGAATTGTTGACATTAAGACCACAATTAAATGCAACAGATTAA
- a CDS encoding lipoprotein 17-related variable surface protein yields the protein MIKKEHNQNADSHTENKDLQPTQNSNPNQLTPQPTQTTNLPEYYTQYNQQPIQKQPSMTKKIISSVIAVGVPIAITAGVVIAFLSLNKQSNDDQLQKMKLIVKNLSLNVDKKAEKEALTVQNKDLQLIGVVPNEYSVSSHIHNLDAKNGSLQATITLIAKNGTSVDSSPITIDGFKSLMLTILMP from the coding sequence ATGATTAAAAAAGAACATAATCAAAACGCTGATAGTCATACCGAAAACAAAGACCTTCAGCCAACTCAAAACTCAAACCCAAATCAATTGACACCGCAACCAACACAGACAACAAATTTGCCTGAATACTACACACAATATAATCAACAACCAATTCAAAAACAACCTAGCATGACAAAAAAAATCATCAGCTCAGTAATTGCTGTTGGTGTGCCAATCGCAATTACTGCTGGAGTTGTTATTGCTTTTTTAAGCCTTAACAAACAAAGCAATGATGATCAATTACAAAAAATGAAGCTTATTGTTAAGAATTTATCACTAAATGTTGATAAAAAGGCGGAAAAAGAAGCCCTTACAGTTCAAAATAAGGACTTACAGTTAATTGGTGTTGTCCCTAATGAATATAGTGTTAGCTCGCATATTCATAATCTTGATGCTAAAAATGGAAGCTTACAAGCCACCATTACTTTAATTGCTAAAAATGGAACCTCAGTCGACTCTAGCCCAATTACAATTGATGGTTTTAAAAGCTTGATGCTAACGATCTTGATGCCTTAA